The following coding sequences are from one Mesorhizobium onobrychidis window:
- a CDS encoding methionine ABC transporter ATP-binding protein, with amino-acid sequence MNQHFPATAEIPAGTPERPEHVVRLTELKRRFGATPALDGVSLTVRKGEILGIIGRSGAGKSTLIRCLNGLERPDSGQVFIEGREISRLGERELQPLRRRIGMIFQHFNLLSAKTVEDNVALPLKIEGRPEAERLARAAELLEFVGLSEKAKAYPASLSGGQKQRVGIARALAARPALLLSDEATSALDPETTRSILALLKDINRKLGLTILLITHEMEVIRSIADRVAVIDAGRIVEEGPVWTVFADPKSAITQSLLSGIRPQLPAEIASRLTQGAGTEAILRIDVAGEAARGPLLSDLAAALPGGFRLVHGGIDHVQQQPVGTLFLAVTGADANHLEQVTALLRAREARVEVLGHVAKSV; translated from the coding sequence ATGAACCAGCATTTCCCCGCAACTGCCGAGATACCAGCCGGCACCCCGGAGCGGCCGGAGCATGTCGTGCGGCTCACCGAGCTGAAGCGCCGCTTCGGCGCAACGCCGGCGCTCGATGGCGTGTCGCTCACCGTCCGCAAGGGTGAGATTCTCGGCATCATCGGCCGCAGCGGCGCCGGCAAGTCGACGCTGATCCGCTGCCTCAACGGTCTGGAGCGGCCGGATTCCGGCCAGGTCTTCATCGAAGGCCGCGAGATCAGCCGGCTTGGCGAGCGCGAATTGCAGCCGCTCCGGCGGCGCATCGGCATGATCTTCCAGCACTTCAACCTGCTTTCGGCCAAGACCGTCGAAGACAATGTCGCGCTGCCGCTCAAGATCGAAGGCCGTCCCGAGGCCGAACGCCTGGCGCGCGCGGCCGAGCTGCTCGAGTTCGTCGGCCTGTCGGAGAAGGCGAAAGCCTATCCGGCATCGCTGTCGGGCGGCCAGAAGCAGCGCGTCGGCATCGCCAGGGCGCTTGCCGCCCGTCCCGCGCTGCTGCTCTCGGACGAAGCCACCTCGGCGCTGGACCCGGAGACGACCCGCTCCATCCTTGCCTTGCTGAAAGACATCAACCGGAAGCTCGGCCTGACCATTCTGCTGATCACCCACGAGATGGAGGTGATCCGCTCGATCGCCGACCGCGTCGCGGTGATCGATGCTGGACGCATCGTCGAGGAAGGCCCGGTCTGGACGGTCTTTGCCGATCCGAAGTCGGCAATCACCCAGAGCCTGCTTAGCGGCATCCGGCCGCAATTGCCGGCGGAGATCGCAAGCCGGCTGACGCAGGGCGCCGGCACGGAGGCGATCCTGAGGATCGACGTCGCGGGCGAGGCGGCGCGTGGGCCACTGCTGTCCGACCTTGCTGCCGCCCTACCAGGCGGGTTTCGCCTCGTGCATGGCGGCATCGACCATGTCCAGCAGCAGCCTGTCGGCACGCTGTTCCTGGCGGTGACGGGGGCCGACGCAAATCACCTTGAACAAGTGACCGCGTTATTGAGAGCCCGCGAGGCGCGGGTGGAGGTGCTTGGCCATGTCGCCAAATCTGTTTGA